One region of Salvia miltiorrhiza cultivar Shanhuang (shh) chromosome 3, IMPLAD_Smil_shh, whole genome shotgun sequence genomic DNA includes:
- the LOC131017135 gene encoding cytosolic sulfotransferase 5-like — MPASSNFFRSPQLSQDFKEFLSTLPKEKGKDSLYRYHYQGFWYLDLLLEALISCQQHFQAEDSDVFVTSTPKCGTTWLKAIAFALLNRRRHPAASGDHPLISSNPHDLVPFLEMGLYGTSKALDIASFPSPRLLATHVPYSSLPESIRSGSKCKILYVARDLKDALVSEWHFLARAGVSDVTMAKAVEEFCEGLNIYGPFWDHVLGYWKESLENPDRVLFLKYEDMKARPAAEVRRVAEFLGCPFSAEEEEAGEVDRILELCSFEGLRGLEVNKKGKVAATRVDKSAFFRRGEVGDWKNHLSPEMGKKLDRIIEEKFSGSGLFF, encoded by the coding sequence ATGCCAGCATCTTCAAATTTCTTCCGATCGCCACAACTATCTCAAGACTTCAAAGAGTTCCTCTCCACTCTCcccaaagaaaaaggaaaagactCTCTCTACCGCTATCATTATCAAGGTTTCTGGTACTTGGACCTCCTTCTAGAAGCTCTAATCTCATGCCAACAACATTTCCAAGCCGAGGATTCCGACGTCTTCGTCACCTCCACTCCCAAATGCGGCACCACGTGGCTGAAGGCCATCGCCTTCGCCCTACTTAACCGGAGGCGGCACCCTGCCGCCTCCGGAGACCACCCCCTCATCTCCAGCAACCCTCACGACCTCGTACCCTTCCTCGAGATGGGCCTCTACGGCACCAGCAAAGCCCTCGACATCGCCTCGTTCCCCTCCCCGCGCCTCCTCGCCACGCACGTGCCGTATTCCTCCCTGCCGGAATCGATCAGGAGCGGCTCCAAGTGCAAGATTCTGTACGTGGCGAGGGACCTTAAGGATGCCTTGGTGTCGGAGTGGCACTTCTTGGCGAGGGCGGGGGTGTCGGACGTGACGATGGCGAAGGCGGTCGAGGAATTTTGCGAGGGATTGAACATCTATGGGCCGTTTTGGGATCATGTTCTTGGATATTGGAAGGAGAGCTTGGAAAACCCTGATAGGGTTTTGTTCCTCAAGTACGAGGATATGAAGGCGAGGCCGGCCGCGGAGGTGCGCCGCGTGGCGGAGTTCCTCGGCTGCCCCTTCTccgcggaggaggaggaagctgGGGAGGTTGATCGGATCTTGGAACTGTGTAGCTTTGAAGGTCTCAGAGGTTTGGAAGTGAACAAGAAGGGGAAGGTAGCGGCGACTCGTGTGGATAAGAGTGCTTTCTTTCGTCGAGGAGAGGTGGGGGATTGGAAGAATCATTTATCGCCGGAGATGGGGAAGAAGCTTGATCGGATTATTGAAGAGAAGTTTTCTGGGTCgggattatttttttaa
- the LOC131017136 gene encoding cytosolic sulfotransferase 12-like, whose protein sequence is MSSSSNFFKSPQLSQDFKEFLSTLPKENGLEKDPLYLYQGFWYLDVFLEGAISIQQHFQAEDSDVFVASTPKCGSTWLKAIAFALLNRRRHPTQGRSQAPGMIRQTPDSVPDPTASGDHPLLSTNPHNLVPFLEIGLYGGNKALDIASFPSPRLLATHVPYSSLPKSIRSSGSKCKILYVARNPKDAFVSMWHFLAKARKLDLTMAEAFELFCEGLSVYGPFWDHVLEYWKQSLENPERVLFLKYEDMKARPAVEVRRVAEFLGCPFSAEEEEAGEVDRILELCSFEGLRGLEVNKKGKVTVTGVDNSAFFRRGEVGDWKNHLSAEMAKRIDRIVEEKFSGSGLFL, encoded by the exons ATGTCATCATCTTCAAATTTCTTCAAATCGCCACAACTATCCCAAGACTTCAAAGAGTTCCTCTCCACTCTACCCAAAGAAAATGGACTCGAAAAAGACCCTCTCTACCTCTATCAAGGTTTCTGGTACTTAGACGTCTTTCTTGAAGGTGCAATTTCAATCCAACAACATTTCCAAGCGGAGGATTCCGACGTCTTCGTCGCTTCCACTCCGAAATGCGGCAGCACGTGGTTGAAGGCGATTGCATTCGCCCTACTGAACCGGAGACGGCACCCTACCCAGGGACGGAGCCAAGCCCCGGGCATGATCCGGCAAACGCCCGA CTCCGTCCCTGACCCTACCGCCTCCGGAGACCACCCCCTCCTCTCCACCAACCCTCACAACCTGGTGCCCTTCCTCGAGATTGGCCTCTACGGCGGCAACAAAGCCCTCGACATCGCCTCGTTCCCCTCCCCTCGCCTCCTCGCCACACACGTGCCGTATTCCTCCCTGCCGAAGTCGATCAGGAGCAGCGGCTCCAAGTGCAAGATCCTGTACGTGGCGAGGAACCCGAAGGACGCCTTCGTGTCGATGTGGCACTTCCTGGCCAAGGCGAGGAAGCTGGACTTGACGATGGCGGAGGCGTTCGAGCTATTCTGCGAGGGATTGAGCGTCTATGGCCCATTTTGGGATCATGTTCTTGAATATTGGAAGCAAAGCTTGGAAAACCCTGAGAGGGTTTTGTTCCTCAAGTACGAGGATATGAAGGCGCGGCCGGCTGTGGAGGTGCGCCGCGTGGCGGAGTTCCTCGGCTGCCCCTTCTCtgcggaggaggaggaagctgGGGAGGTTGATCGGATCTTGGAACTGTGTAGCTTTGAAGGTCTCAGAGGTTTGGAAGTGAACAAGAAAGGGAAGGTAACGGTGACTGGTGTGGATAACAGTGCTTTCTTTCGTCGAGGAGAGGTGGGGGATTGGAAGAATCATTTATCTGCAGAGATGGCGAAGAGGATTGATCGGATTGTTGAAGAGAAGTTTTCTGGATCAGGATTATTCCTATAA